TAAGTAATTCATTATAAAAATACTTCTTAAGTTTAGTCCTAAAATGACTTATTTATTTACTAGCGAATCTGTTTCAGAAGGTCATCCTGATAAAATTTCAGATCAAATATCTGATTCTATATTAGATCATTTTTTAGCATGTGATCCAAATGCAAAAGTAGCTATAGAAACGTTAGTCACCACGGGACAAATTATATTAGCTGGAGAAATTAATTCTAAAGCTTGGATTAATGTTAAGAAAATAGCTCGTAATACACTTAGGAAAATAGGATACACTAAAAATGAATATAGATTTAATGCAGATTCTTGTGGAGTGATTTCTTCTATTCAAGAACAATCTCTAGATTTATTAGAGGGAATTCAAAAATCAAAAAAAGAAGAACAAGGATCTGGAGATCAAGGTCTTGTTTTCGGTTATGCTGTAAAAGAAACAGAAAATTATATGCCTTTATCATTGGAGCTCTCACATCATATATTAAGGGAGCTTTCATATATTCGAAATGAAGGAGAACAAATGACTTACTTACGTCCAGATGCAAAATCTCAAGTCACTTTAGAATATTCTGAAACTAATATCCCGATACATATTCACGCTATTGTTATTTCAACTCAACATGACGAATTTGATACGAAAGAAAAAATGCATAAACGTATAGTTGATGATGTTCAAAATATTCTTATTCCAAGAGTAATGAATAATATTAAAAATGTAAAAAAATTATTTACAAATAAAACAAAGTATTACATCAATTCAACAGGTAAATTTGTTACGGGAGGACCTCATGGTGATACCGGAATAACCGGTAGAAAGATTATAGTAGATACTTATGGAGGAAGAGGATCTCATGGAGGAGGAGCTTTTTCTGGAAAAGACCCATCTAAAATGGATAGATCTGGAGCTTATGCCGCTAGACATATAGCTAAAAACTTAGTAGCAGCAGGAATTTCAGATGAATTGCTGATACAAATCTCTTATGCTGCAGGTATTGCAGAACCTATAGGAATTTTTGTCAATTCCTATGGAAAATCAAAAATAGATAATGAAAACATTGCATTGAATATCAAGAAAATTTTCGATCTACGTCCTTATGCTATAGAAAAAAGATTAAAATTACGTCAACCAATATATGAAGAAACATCTGTGTATGGACATATGGGACGAACTCCAAAAAAAGTGTATAAGTCTTTTTTGGATATAGAAGGGAATAAAAATCAACAAGAAGTAGAACTTTTCACATGGGAAAAGCTGGACTATTTATCCGTTATAAAAGATATTTTCAAAAAATAGGTATTTTTAGTTAAATATTTTAACTATGTCTTATAATTTATTGAAAGGAAAAAAAGGGATTATATTTGGAGCTTTGGATGAGAATTCTATTGCTTGGAAGGTAGCAGTACGTGCTTATGAAGAAAAAGCATCTTTTGTATTAACCAACACACCAGCCTCTTTAAGAATAGGAAAAACTTATGAATTATCTCATCAAACAAAATCCATGGTGATTCCAGCAGATGCGACTTCCATACAAGATCTTGATATTTTATTTCAAAAAACATTAGATCATTTCGGAGGAAAAATAGATTTTTTATTACATTCTATAGCTATGTCTATGAATATACGAAAGGGGTTAACTTATACTTCTTTAAACTATGAATTTTTAAGAAAAGGATGGGATATATCTGCTGTCTCTTACCATAAGATTATGCAAACAGCTTGGAATCAAAAAGCTATGAATAAATGGGGTTCAATTGTAGCTATAACATATATTGCTTCTCAACGAAGTTTTCCACATTATGGAGATATGTCAGATTATAAATCTTATTTAGAAAGTATTACACGTAATTTCGGCTATCATTGGGGAAAAAAAGAAAAAGTCCGGGTGAATACTGTATCACAGTCTCCTTGTATCACACGAGCATCAAAAAACATTAAAGGTTTTGATCAACTTTTAATATTATCTGAAAAAATATCTCCGTTAGGAAACGCTTCCGCACAAGATTGCGCTAACTATGTTATTACACTTTTTTCAGATTTAACAAGAAAAGTAACCATGCAAAATTTATATCATGATGGAGGGTTTTCTCATACGGGAATTTGTGAAGCTATGATTCCATAAAAAAATACATAACCTCATCCTGATGATTCAAATTTTAACGAAATATGTATGAAAAAAATTATAGCTCCATCCTTATTTTCAGCCAATTTAGCTTTTTTATATCGTGATATAGAAATATTGAATAAAAGTGAGGCAGATTGGTTTCATATTGATATCATGGATACCTCTTTTGTTCCTAATATTTCTTTTGGTTTCTTGTTTACTAAATATATTAAAAAATATGCTAAAAAACCCATGGATGTACATTTAATGGCATTACAACCAGAACGTTATATAGATGAATTGAAATCTTGTGGCACTGATCATTTACATATTCATTATGAAGCTTGCATTCACTTAAACAGAACTATTTATTCTATTAAAAAAAATGGAATGAAGGTCGGAGTGGCTGTGAATCCACATACTCCAATTTTTCTTTTACAAGACATTATTAATGATATAGATTTTGTTTTATTGATGAGTGTTAATCCTGGTTATAGTGGACAAAAATTCATTCATAAAACATATCAAAAATTAGAAGATACTAAAAATTTAATATTAAAAAAAGATTCATCTGCTCTTATAGAAGTAGATGGAGGAATTAATTTGGAAAACTATTCTTTATTATTCCAAAATGGAGCAGATATATTAGTGGCAGGAACCACCATTTTTTCTAACTCTAACCCAAAAGAAATTATTCATAGAATGAAATTAGGAAATTAAACATGATTATGATTTCTAAAGAAACTACAAAAAAAATACTTTCTGTTTCTTGTATAGAAGATGTTATTGGGGATTTTGTGGAATTAAAAAAGAGTGGGTTTAATTATAGAGGACTAAGTCCTTTTTCTAATGAAAAAACACCTTCTCTTATAGTTTCTCCTACGAAAAAAATATGGAAAGATTTTAGTTCTGGAAAAGGAGGAAATATTATCACTTTTCTTATGCAACATGAACATTTGACTTATGAGGAATCATTGTGTTTTCTTGCCAAGAAATATGATATCGAAATTAATCATATAAACAATAAAAAATACCAAGATGAATATGAAAAATTATATTTGATACAAGATTATGCAAAACGTTTTTTTATTTATCAATTACATTTTACTAAAGAAGGACAAGAGAATGGTTTGAATTATTTAATTCAAAAAAGAGGTTTTGATGTAAAAATAATTCAAAAATTTGAATTAGGATATGCACCTATTTATTGCAAATTACTCACAGAAACTGCGTTAAAAAAAGGATTTAAAATACGGGATATCAAAAAATCTGGATTTACTGTTTTCAGAAACAATAATCATTTTTTTGATTGTTTTCGTCATCGTGTCATGTTCCCAATACATAATTTATCAGGTAAGGTTATAGGTTTTGGAGGTAGAAATCTTGATTCTAGATATTCTACTAAATATATCAATTCATCAGAAAGTAATATTTTTCAAAAAAGTAAAATTTTATATGGTTTATTTCAAGCTAAAAAAAATATTATCAAAGAAAATTTTTGCTATTTGGTGGAAGGATATACAGATGTTATTTCTTTACATCAATCTGGTATCAAAAATGTAGTTTCTTCTTCTGGGATTTCACTTACCGTAGATCAAATCCTATTGATAAGAAAATTTACAAAAAATATTGTTCTTTTTTATGATGGAGATCGTTCTGGAATTAAAGCTTCTTTAAGAGGAATTAATATGATCTTAGAACAAGAAATGAATTTACGTATATTATTTCTTTCTAATGAAGAAGATCCAGATTTGATATCCCAAAAATATTCTGTTTCTCAACTCAGAGAGTTTGTATCAAAAAATAGTTACAATTTTGTTTCCTTTAAACAAAAAATATATGAAAAATACCATAAAAATGACCCCATAAAAAAATCATTTTTAGTCAAAAATATTTTGAATAGTATTTCAAAAATATCTAATGTTATTCAAAAGGAATTATACCTGCAAGAGGCTTCCAAAGTATTAGATATTCGTAAAAAAATTTTGATTTCTGAATTACAGAGAATAAACGAAAAAAATGTATCTAAGCTTAGTCCAGTTAAGGTTAAAGAAAATCTTACGTTTTTTCCAAAAAAAATAAACACTCTTCTTGTTATTGAAGAAGAATTAATTCAATTGATTTTAAATTATGGAAATCAAATCATAAAAATAAAAGAATACAACACAACAGTTTTAGAAGAACTATTGCACGTTTTTAAATGCTGGAATTTTCGTTTTTCTTTGAAAAAAAATCAAGAAATTTTTGATAAAATTTGTTTACAAAAAAACGCAAAAGATTTATCAGATTATCAAAGAAAATTTTATTCATTATCTAAATGGAATAAAAAAGGAATACAAGTTTCCTCTCAAAAGGATCACATCAATCAATATCTTCATGATATTTTATTGAGATATAAATCTTTATATATTTCTAAATTGATTCAAAAAGAAGTCATACATTATCATAATTCTCTTTCAAAAGAAAAAGTTAGAAAAGCTTTTATCAAAAAAATTATGCATTTAACAAATATAAAAAATGAACTTCATAAAAAATTACATAGATATGTGTGATTCTTTTTTTTAGATTATAATAGAAAAATTATTTTTTTCTTCTTTTAAGTTTTGGTAAATTCGTGATATAAACACGTATAAAAAATGAATACATTAATTTCAAAAAAAGCGCCCAATTTTACGGCTAGTGCGGTTTTAAATGGGAAAGATATTGTACAGAATTTTACTTTAGAACAATTTAAAGGAAGTAAGTATGTTTTGCTTTTTTTTTATCCTAAAGATTTTACTTTTGTTTGTCCTACAGAAATATATGCATTTCAAGAAAAAATTAAGGATTTTGAAATGAGAAATGTACAAATTATTGCTATATCTACGGATACAGAACAATCTCATTGGGCTTGGCTCCAGATGCCAAAAGAAAAAGGTGGAATACATGGGGTTACTTACCCTATTGTTTCTGATATCAATAAAACTATATCTCATAACTATGGAGTATTGTCTGGGAATTGGATTTGCAATAATGAAGGATTGAAGGCGACGGGAGAACTTGTTGCTTATAGAGGATTATTTTTAATAGATAAAGAAGGGATCATCAGACATCTTTTAATTAATGATTTTCCTTTAGGTAGAAATGTACATGAAGCTATTCGTATGATAGACGCCCTTCAACATAACGAAAAAAGTGGAGAAGTATGTCCGGCAAATTGGATAAAAGGAAAAATAGCTATAAAAGCTAGTCATAGTGGAATTGAAGATTTTTTTTCATCCAAAAATAGATGTTGAAAAAAAAAGTAGCATTTTATACTATGGGGTGTAAACTCAATTACGCAGAGACTTCTACCATAGCAAGAAAGTTTTCTAACTTGTATTATCAACATGTCCCTTTCAAAAGTTATGCAGATATTTATGTAATTAATAGTTGTTCTGTCACAAGAAATGCAGAAATTGAATTGAAGCATATTGTTCGTACTGTTAAAAATTCAAAAGCTTTTGTTGTAGCAATAGGATGTTATGCTCAACTCAATCCTCAAGAAGTATCTTCTATTATTGGAGTAGATCTCGTTTTAGGTTATGAAGAAAAATTTAAAATCATAGATTATATTAATAGAGAATGGTTTTTGAAAAAAAAATATTATGCAAAGATTACTTCAAAAAAAACTTATTTTCCATCGTTTTCTGTTGGAGATAGAACACGTTCCTTTTTAAAAATACAGGATGGATGTGATTATAAATGCAGTTATTGCATAATTCCTATGTCAAGAGGAGTCTCTCGTTCTGATAGTATAGAAAATATATTGAAAAATATTAGATTTCTTTTTAAAAAAGGAGTTAAAGAGATAGTGTTAACAGGTATCAATATAGGCGATTATGGAAAAAATGTATATGGAGAAAATAGACAATTATATACATTTTTTGATTTAATACAAGCTATAGATCAAATACAAGAGAAAGGGAGAATCCGTTTATCTTCTATAGAACCAAATTTGCTTAAAAATGAATGTATTGAATTTTTGTCTAAAAGTAAACATTTTGTCCCTCACTTTCATATCCCTTTACAGTCTGGGAGTAACGATATTTTGGTAAAAATGCATAGACGTTACAAATTAGAACTTTATAAAGAAAAAATAAAAAAAATTCGGGATTTAATGCCAGATGCTTATATAGGTTCAGATATTATTGTTGGTTTTCCTGGAGAAACACATAAACATTTTTTGGAAACTTATCATTTTTTAAAAAAATTAGAAATTTCATCTTTACACATATTTACCTATTCTACTAGACCAAATACAAAATCTAGTACGATACAGGAAAATGTATCTAAAAAAATACAATGGAAACGGAATCAAATTTTGAGAGTCCTTTCAAGTAAGAAATATCGTTTTTTTTGTCAAAAACAAATTTATACTAAAAAAACCGTTTTATTCGAAAAGAATCATCATAATAAAGAATATTTATATGGATATACAGAAAATTATATTCGAACTAAGATATACTCATATAATTCTTCTATATATGAAAATACATTACAAGATGTGTTAATTACAAAAATAGATAAAGATGGAATTATGATAGCCGAACCAATAAAATAAATTCAAAATACAATTTTTAGGTCGTATTTATATTGATAAATTCCACATCAAAAATTTCTTGAAAAGATTTTTTCACCATATGTTTAACCTCTTGAAAAGAAATATCATTTTTTTTCAATTCTTTTTTTAAAGAAGTTACTTCTTGATCGTAAATTCCACAAGGAACAATATGATTAAAATACTGTAAATCTGTATTTACATTTAAAGCAAATCCATGCATGGTCACCCAACGACTCATTCTAATTCCTATTGCACATATTTTTCTTGATTTTACGTTTTTTACATTCTTCAACCAAACTCCAGTTTTTCCTTTTTCTCGTTCTCCCTTTATTTCATAATTTTTCCATAAAAAATGAATAATTACTTCTTCTAAAAGACGAAGATATTTATGAATATCTGTAAAAAAATAATCCATATTTAAGATAGGATATCCTATCAATTGACCGGGCCCATGGTAAGTGATGTCACCTCCTCTATCTGTTTGATAAAAAGAAACATTTATTTTTTTTAAAAAATCTGACGAAACTAACAAATGTTTATCTTTTTTTCCATTTTTTCCTATAGTATATACATGAGGATGCTCTACAAAGAGAAAATATCCTGCTTTTTGAACAGATATATTATTTATTTTTTCTTGTATAATGTTATCAAATAATATTTTCTGATATTTCCAAGTTTTTTTATATTCCTTTTTTCCTAAATCTTCGAAAAAAAGTATTTTTTTTTTCATAACTAAACTAAAATTTATATAATATAAAAAACAAATGTACCTTCGTTTGATTCAATTCGTTTGTTTCGTATGAGGGACCTAACCTATTTATCAGAACAACAAATTATACGAAGAAAAAAACTAGATAAACTGAAATTATTGGGAATTAATCCTTATCCATCAGAAGAATATGTTATAACTACTACCATTTATAATATACGAAAAAATTTCACGGAAAAAGAAACTATAAGCATAGCTGGACGGTTAATGCGTTTACGTATTTTAGGAAAAGCTTCTTTTGGAGAGATTAAAGATCATACGGGTTGTATGCAAATATATTTTACTCAGGATCATTTATTTTTATCTTCGAATCAAATAATAAAAAAAGAGGACGCTTACAATATTTTTTTAAAAAAACTTATAGATATAGGAGATATTATTGGAGTCAAAGGTCTTTTATTTAAAACAAAAATGAATGAAATGACCATACATGTTCATAAATTTACTTTATTGTCCAAATCTATACGACCCTTACCACAAGTAAAAATAGATAGAAATAAAAAAATATATGATTCTTTTTCCAATACGGAACAACGTTATCGGATGCGTTATGTAGATCTTATTGTCAATGATCATGTAAAAGAAATTTTTTTAAAACGGACTCGCATCATCCAAAAAATCAGAGATTTTTTGGATGATAAAGGATATTTAGAAGTAGATACACCTATTTTGCAATCTATTCCTGGAGGAGCTATAGCTCGTCCTTTTGAAACATATCATAATACATTGGGAATTCCATTGTATTTACGTATAGCTAATGAACTTTATTTGAAAAGACTGATTGTTGGTGGATTTCATGGTGTATATGAATTTTCTAGAAATTTCAGAAACGAAGGGATGGATCGTATTCATAATCCAGAATTTACTGTATTAGAACTTTATGTTGCTTATAAAGATTATTACTGGATGATGAATTTTACAGAAAAATTGATGAAATGTATTTGGAATCAATTTCAAGAAAAAGATACTCATCATATGAATTTTAAAACTCCTTTTCCTCGTATCCCCATATTAGATTCTATTAAAAAATATACAGGATTTGATCTGATCGAAATGGAAAAAGAAGAGTTAAGAAAAGTTTGTCAAAAATTGCATATAGAAGAAAACATAAAAATGAGTAAAGCTAAATTGATTGAAAACATTTTTGAAGAAAAATGTGAAAAAAATTACATTCATCCTACTTTTATTATTGATTATCCTGTAGAAATGAGTCCTTTAACCAAAAGACATCGTTATAAAAAAAATTTATCAGAACGTTTTGAACTCATTATAAATGGACAAGAAATTGCGAATGCTTATTCAGAACTTAATGATCCGATCGACCAACTTAATCGTTTACGAGAACAAATAAAATTATCTGAAAGAAATACAAAAGATGAATCTATATCTCTTGATCAAGATTTTATACGTGCTTTAGAATTCGGGATGCCTCCTACTGCAGGGATTGGAATAGGAATCGATCGTTTAGTAATGTTATTAACTCAAAAAAAATCAATTCAAGAAGTTTTACTTTTTCCACAAATGCGTCCAGAAAAAAGAGTAAAAAAATGAATAATTACAATCCTAATACTTTTAATCCATTTATTGTTGCAATTTTCACTAAATGATCTATATCATAATAATGGCAAGCTTCCAACATCACTCGTAGTTCTATCCATAAATTTCCATCAGAAAAAGGTTTGTATATGTCGCAAATGTTGTCCGTACCAAAAGCCACTGTAATTCCTTCAGGAACCATTTCATCCACTGGAGTGATAGAATTATGGCTAGGAGTTAAACGTTCACTTCTGGTATGATCTATCCAAGCAATAGGGCAAGATATTACCATTAAATCTGCTTTTTTCATTAATTTGTATATTTTATAACGATAATCTCTAACATGCGCCGCTAAAGAAATACTATGTATAGCTACTACTTTTCCTTGCATTCCATATTCAATCGTTTTTATTGCTAGTTTTTCAGTTTCTTTTTCTTCACTCGTATTAAATTGATCTACATGTACATGCACAATTTTTCCTTTTTTTTTAGCTGTTTGTAATAAAATATCTAGATGTTCATCTTCTTTTCCATGATCTGTAGCGGGTAATCCACCAATAATATCTACGAATTCTATTGATTTATCAAACCAATATTTTGACTTTTTATCCAATACGCCTTTAAGAACTTGATTTGCAAAACAAATATGAATATAATTTCCATAATTATTTTTCAGTTTTTTAGCCGCCTTCAAGGCACGATCTTCAATAATTTCATCTACATCAATAAAGGAACATAAAGCTTGTGTTCCTTGCATTAAAAAATATTCTAATGCTTTTTCCATACGGATATAAATGTCTTCTTCTGTAGCTAAACGTTTCATTTCATCAACCAGGTACCATTTTTTTTTAAGAGGAAAATAAGAATATTTAAAATTCTCTTGTGTGAGAGTATAAGCTCTATCTAAGTGAGCATGAGCATTTACCCATCCACCTTTTTGTTTCACTTTTTCTACAAAAATTTTTTTAGTATTCATTTTTAATCAATTTCTATTAAATGTTGGAAATCCAAATAACTTTTTTAGTTATAAAAAATGGTTCGTCAAAATAATGATTTAAAGGATATTCTATTGCATGAGGAAACTTTTTTAATTCATCATAAATATTTCCTCCTTTTAGATATAAAGCTCCATTTTTTATTCTATAATTGGATTTGTATTTAAATTTATCTTTTATCCAATTATGGATAATATCTATTTTGTTTACAGCTCGAGTAACTACAAAATCAAATTTTATTTCCAATTTTTCTGCACGTGTCCAAATAGGATACACATTTTTTAAATGAAGATCACATATGATTTTTTCTATAATCTTAATTTTTTTTCTAATAGAATCTACTAATATAAATTTTGTATGAGGAAAAACTATAGATAAAGGAATTCCAGGAAATCCTCCTCCTGTCCCTAAATCCATAACATATGATCCAGGATAAAAAGAAAATACTTTAGCAATTCCTAAACAAAAAAGGACGTGTTGTTGATAAAAATCTTGAAATGTTTTTCTAGAAACTAAATTTACATATACATTCCAATATGCATATAAATTTTTTAAAGAGGACAATTTGTAAATTTGTCGATCCAATAGATTTGGAAAATATTTTTTAATTAATTCCATATTAATGGATAAATAAATTTATGACCAAATTTATTTAGATTTGCAATCATTTCAATCAAATCATTCAATAAATTAACAATAAATATTATGATATGAAAAATAGATTATCTCATCGTTTACAGAATATATCATATTCACAAACTATAGCTATGTCATCTAAAGCTAGAGAATTAAAAAATAAAGGTTATGACGTTATAAATTTGAGTTTGGGAGAACCAGATTTTTCCCCTCCTAATTTTGTTTTATCCGCTGCAAAAAAAGCTATAGATGAAGGTTATCATTATTATACTCCAGTATCCGGATATTTTGAACTAAAAAAAGTAATATGCCAAAAATTTTACCGTGATAATCGTTTAAAATATACTCCTTCTCAAATTGTAATTTCTACCGGAGCAAAACAAGCTATAATAAATGTTCTTTTGTCTTTATTGAATAAAGATGATGAAGTCATTATTCCTGCTCCTTATTGGGTTAGTTATTTACAAATGGTAAAGTTTTGTGAATCTTGTCCTGTTATAATTCCAACAGTTATGAAAAATAATTTTAAGATTCATCCAGAACAATTAGAAAAAGCTATTACATCTAAAACAAAATTATTTCTTTTCAATACTCCTTGTAATCCTACCGGAAGTGTCTATTCTTATGATGAATTAAAAAATTTAGCGGAAGTTTTTAAAAAATATCCAGAAATCATGATTATTTCTGATGAAATTTATGAACATATTTGTTACTCAAAAAAACATACTAGTATTGCTATATTTCCTGACATTTATCATCAAGTTATCACAATAAATGGATTATCTAAGGCTTTTTCAATGACAGGTTGGAGGATCGGATATATTGGAGCTCCAGAATGGATTGTTCAATCTTGTGATAAAATACAAGGACAAATGACATCTTGTGCCAATTCTATTGCACAAATGGCTGCTATTTCTGCATTGTCAGCACATCCAAATAAAATAGAATATATGATCAAAAAATTTGAAAGAAGAAGAAATTTAGTTTTGGATATGATAAAAGAAATTGATGGATTTCAATTTTACCAACCGAATGGAGCTTTTTATATTTTTCCAAAAATTTCAAATTTTTTGGGAAAAAAATTATATGGAAAAATGATTCAAAATTCAGATGAATTTTCTGAATTTTTACTTGAAAAAGCTCAAGTTGCTACCGTTAGTGGTAGTGCTTTTGGAGATAATGAATGTTTACGTATTTCTTATGCTTCATCAGAAAATCAAATCATAGAAGCCTTTACAAGAATCAAAAAAGTATTAAATTAATTTTAGGGGTGGACGACCGGATTCGAACCGGCGACCCTCAGAACCACAATCTGATGCTCTAAACCAACTGAGCTACGTCCACCAAAATACCAACCAAAGATAATAAATTCTATAAACAAAAACTTTCTATAATTTTTTTACAATAAAAAAATAAATCACTATATATCCATTTTATAATAGATGTTTTTTCTTGAATCGGATATAAAAGATGAACATTAGCACCTGCATCTAGCGTAAAATAAATGTTTTTATTGTTTTGTTTTCTAAAATCCCATACCATATGAATTACGTTCAGAGTATTGGCTTTCATACATAAAAAATAGGGACGAGAAGTCATAATCATAGCATGAAGAGTTAAAGCTTCATGTTCTATTAATTCTCCAAATTCTTGAAAATCTCCTCTTTTTAAGATAGATATAAGTCTGTTCATATTTTGATTAGCATACTTAAATCTTTCTCTAGCATAAGGATGATTATTCATTAATTGATGTCCTTTTGAACTCAATATTTTTTTGGGATTATCATCTATGATTAAAATCGTATCTTCTATTTTTGTAAAAATGGAATGGACTTCATATGGATATGGGATAGCATAAAGATTACTACTTCCTTCTATGGATTGATGATATCCCCAAACAACTAGTCCAGGATAAATGGATCTACAAGCACTTCCAGAACCTAATCTTGCTAAAAAAGAAGCTTTTTTGAAAAAGAAATCTTCTTTTAAAGAGGATACTAATTTTTTTTCTATTTTCATAATACATAATGCCAAAGCACTCATGGAAGAAGCAGAAGAAGCTATTCCACAACTATGTGGAAAAGTATTAGAGGTTTCTATAATAAAATTAAAATTTCGTAAATAAGAACAATAAAATGAAATCCTATAAAAGAATTTTAAAATTTTTGGAAGAAAACTAGTTTTTTCCTTTCCTGAAAAAAATACTTTTAGATAAGTTATTTTTTTTTTTTCTTGATAAATTAATCGTGTCACTGTGTATACTTTTCCTAAAGAATAACTAATAGACGAATTTAATGGAATTTGAATTTTATTGCTATGTTTCCCCCAGTATTTAATTAAAGCAATATTGGAATGACTCTTGCTCATAATTACTCCATTCGGAGTTATAGAATATTTTTTTATACTTTTATTATAAAAAAAACAATTTGTTTTCAAAATTTAATTACTTAATTACAAATTATTATCACTTTTTTTTTATATAATCTGACATTTTTTTGTCATCTAATTCTCCTTCAGAACGAGCAATTACACAACTAGCTAATCCATTTCCTATAACATTTACGGTAGTCCTAGCCATATCCATTAATTCATCTATACCTATAATCGCCAATATAGGCCAAGTAGGTAATCCAAAAGAAGCTACAGTAGCTAAAAGAATTACTAAAGATGCTCTGGGAACTCCAGCAACTCCTTTACTAGTTAAAATTAACGTCAGTCCTATAAATATTTGTTGACTAAAACTCAAAGGGATACCAGATGCCTGTGCTACAAAAACAGTTGCTAAAGATAAATAAAGAGTAGTTCCATCTAAATTAAAGCTATAACCTGTAGGAATCACAAAAGCTATAATTTTCCTGGGAACTCCCAACTTTTCCAAATTTTCCATAAGTAAAGGTAAAGCGGATTCTGAACTTGTAGTTGCAAAGGCGAGTGATACAGGTTCAGTTAATGCTTTTACAAAACCTTTTAAAGGAACTTTAATCCACAAAAGAATAGGAAGGAGAACTACTATCAAAAAGATCAATAAGGCAATATAAAGAGTAAGTAACAATTGAAATAAATTATATAAAATATCCAAACCCATATGTCCGACTGTATAAGCAA
This DNA window, taken from Blattabacterium sp. (Nauphoeta cinerea), encodes the following:
- the mtaB gene encoding tRNA (N(6)-L-threonylcarbamoyladenosine(37)-C(2))-methylthiotransferase MtaB; this translates as MLKKKVAFYTMGCKLNYAETSTIARKFSNLYYQHVPFKSYADIYVINSCSVTRNAEIELKHIVRTVKNSKAFVVAIGCYAQLNPQEVSSIIGVDLVLGYEEKFKIIDYINREWFLKKKYYAKITSKKTYFPSFSVGDRTRSFLKIQDGCDYKCSYCIIPMSRGVSRSDSIENILKNIRFLFKKGVKEIVLTGINIGDYGKNVYGENRQLYTFFDLIQAIDQIQEKGRIRLSSIEPNLLKNECIEFLSKSKHFVPHFHIPLQSGSNDILVKMHRRYKLELYKEKIKKIRDLMPDAYIGSDIIVGFPGETHKHFLETYHFLKKLEISSLHIFTYSTRPNTKSSTIQENVSKKIQWKRNQILRVLSSKKYRFFCQKQIYTKKTVLFEKNHHNKEYLYGYTENYIRTKIYSYNSSIYENTLQDVLITKIDKDGIMIAEPIK
- the lipB gene encoding lipoyl(octanoyl) transferase LipB; its protein translation is MKKKILFFEDLGKKEYKKTWKYQKILFDNIIQEKINNISVQKAGYFLFVEHPHVYTIGKNGKKDKHLLVSSDFLKKINVSFYQTDRGGDITYHGPGQLIGYPILNMDYFFTDIHKYLRLLEEVIIHFLWKNYEIKGEREKGKTGVWLKNVKNVKSRKICAIGIRMSRWVTMHGFALNVNTDLQYFNHIVPCGIYDQEVTSLKKELKKNDISFQEVKHMVKKSFQEIFDVEFININTT
- the lysS gene encoding lysine--tRNA ligase is translated as MRDLTYLSEQQIIRRKKLDKLKLLGINPYPSEEYVITTTIYNIRKNFTEKETISIAGRLMRLRILGKASFGEIKDHTGCMQIYFTQDHLFLSSNQIIKKEDAYNIFLKKLIDIGDIIGVKGLLFKTKMNEMTIHVHKFTLLSKSIRPLPQVKIDRNKKIYDSFSNTEQRYRMRYVDLIVNDHVKEIFLKRTRIIQKIRDFLDDKGYLEVDTPILQSIPGGAIARPFETYHNTLGIPLYLRIANELYLKRLIVGGFHGVYEFSRNFRNEGMDRIHNPEFTVLELYVAYKDYYWMMNFTEKLMKCIWNQFQEKDTHHMNFKTPFPRIPILDSIKKYTGFDLIEMEKEELRKVCQKLHIEENIKMSKAKLIENIFEEKCEKNYIHPTFIIDYPVEMSPLTKRHRYKKNLSERFELIINGQEIANAYSELNDPIDQLNRLREQIKLSERNTKDESISLDQDFIRALEFGMPPTAGIGIGIDRLVMLLTQKKSIQEVLLFPQMRPEKRVKK
- a CDS encoding amidohydrolase family protein; the encoded protein is MNTKKIFVEKVKQKGGWVNAHAHLDRAYTLTQENFKYSYFPLKKKWYLVDEMKRLATEEDIYIRMEKALEYFLMQGTQALCSFIDVDEIIEDRALKAAKKLKNNYGNYIHICFANQVLKGVLDKKSKYWFDKSIEFVDIIGGLPATDHGKEDEHLDILLQTAKKKGKIVHVHVDQFNTSEEKETEKLAIKTIEYGMQGKVVAIHSISLAAHVRDYRYKIYKLMKKADLMVISCPIAWIDHTRSERLTPSHNSITPVDEMVPEGITVAFGTDNICDIYKPFSDGNLWIELRVMLEACHYYDIDHLVKIATINGLKVLGL
- the rsmG gene encoding 16S rRNA (guanine(527)-N(7))-methyltransferase RsmG translates to MELIKKYFPNLLDRQIYKLSSLKNLYAYWNVYVNLVSRKTFQDFYQQHVLFCLGIAKVFSFYPGSYVMDLGTGGGFPGIPLSIVFPHTKFILVDSIRKKIKIIEKIICDLHLKNVYPIWTRAEKLEIKFDFVVTRAVNKIDIIHNWIKDKFKYKSNYRIKNGALYLKGGNIYDELKKFPHAIEYPLNHYFDEPFFITKKVIWISNI